Proteins encoded within one genomic window of Bacteroidota bacterium:
- a CDS encoding PKD domain-containing protein: MYTKSTTFKPALLGLIYFLFIQNLFAAPVADFSISNSFPCTNQSVVFTNASSGTITTYSWNFGAGASPTTSSSSTSVNVLFSSAGDYNVTLTVSGPDGTHSATKLVKVSTVAPVLSGSVSGSSSVCLNATSLAYSITPVSSAGSYNWTVPAGGSVTSGQGTSSIVASFGTTPGNVCVTATNGCGTGNQICKSVDIAKEQVVFMNYNLLNYPAQSTITSDTSTRNPYFRTIVQYANPDILVAQEVTGQNGVDFFLNNVLNSTGNNYSAGIFINGFDTDNAIFFKTSKFTFVSNTPIETDLRDISEFKLVHILSGDTFRIYSVHLKASNTAPDEAQRAQEVDTLRKYTNALPSGSNFIVCGDFNFYRSSESAYQKLLAVTPGVDGHFIDPIVMSGTWNNVSFAPYHTQSPRVRAFGGGSTGGLNDRFDLVLFSNALMQSGGVSYVAGSTFPLGNDGNHYNDSINQLPNTAVPVNIANALHYAADHLPLICQLEFQNSSCPIADLGVSGLASPSINICTSGAQTIQVNVKNYGTSSINFAFNNLQITGQVVHPSSSVQSLSAIISSGTLNPGATMMIPLTGIVNMSASGNYLFSASTNFSGDTISTNNAMPSTTVAVYPNTSASITAGGPTSFCPGGNVVLSCNQTSGVTYQWKKNGTDIVNATSVNYTANQTGNYQVQVQSSNSITTNYPAATFSNVNSYTIPNNSCTGASSTIAIAGYIGNVASSGISVKINLNHTAVGDLVVFLQSNSGEVLGLSNRTGNSSNTGDNFVNTIFSDGGSGQLPTTGAPYSSTYKPWTSVFTSCITSTKTTFAALNSGTLNPNGNWRLWVYDRASGNSGGTIVNWSISFPSYSVNSILICDPVLSAPINVTVNPIPIISFTPAVPVICSNTGTNITASGANSYFWSPASGLNLTSGATVFANPANSTIYTVTGTSSSGCVGTSTISVNLFTQPVVTFSPLNPVCVTTDPFTLTGGSPSGGNYSGPGVASGIFDPGTAGLGTHTISYLYTDGNGCSVSASQTISVTGFPVATVSPAGPITLCQSSTINLSTIAGYSYLWSNGATTQSISVSTSGSYSVVVSDNSGCSATSSDVVVSTSTLGFEYQIFSESMGSVGGTTSMTAHESANGFDNDLLTMSGSGDVRNTTPSAGYSGASGTGNIFITNTAGRNFIISGINTSGMTGLQMSFGIFKSTTAGTGSDLLVQYSVDGINYTTLSYALLPTGSGTATWALRTVTGLPASSNLSIQFIHTGVTSAQYRIDDVILISQDPTPGITVTGNNNLCQGSSVLLTSDIGASYVWSSGQTTQSITVNTPDNYFCAITSSNGCTALSDTISITSNPEIFNLSGGGNYCTGNSAPAILLSGSQLNVNYQLQLNAGNTGTPISGTGSTLDFGSQHLSGNYSVVATYIPTSCTATMNGMVSVTENLLPNEFSITGNSSYCSGSTGTLLGLSGSESNCSYQLKRNGNSIGIPVSGNGNPISFGYQNIPGVYSVVSTNGITSCSLSLNSTLTVNEDISPIQYGVAGGGGICPGAGGLNITLSNSQTGVNYELFDFNGSTGINFPGTGSSISFGSFAATGNYYIIANDLSTSCLSIMSDTILISQLPVPTIFSVTGGGSFCSVPDAGVAVGLNNSETGVDYSLFNNSVYAGTTVSGTGTGLSFGNRNLAGLYTVIATKTTSGCTSTMNTFAEVVRNTASFWYADTDNDGYGNPAIYIQDCEQPSGYISNNTDCNDGNDLINPDALEVCGNSLDDNCNGFIDEDCNINLNLTIFIQGYYQGLSVMNSPLNSPVISDTIVIELASSVFPYSIQFIDTTFISVEGEVVSEFPNSILNSQYYIVVEHRNSLQTWSASPVLFDQTPISYDFTDAANKAFGNNLCSNGDGTFSIFSGDLNKNGQINNEDLLIMENAFVDFVENYHLYDISGDNNIESYDYSLLENNAFNSILLSKP, translated from the coding sequence GTGTACACGAAATCCACCACTTTCAAACCGGCTTTGCTCGGATTGATTTACTTTCTGTTTATCCAGAATTTATTTGCAGCTCCGGTTGCAGATTTTTCTATTTCTAATTCTTTTCCGTGCACGAATCAAAGTGTTGTTTTTACAAATGCTTCTTCTGGAACAATAACAACTTATTCATGGAACTTTGGTGCAGGAGCTTCACCAACTACATCTTCTTCATCAACATCAGTAAATGTGTTGTTTTCGTCCGCAGGAGATTATAATGTTACACTTACAGTTTCAGGGCCTGATGGAACTCATTCTGCTACCAAACTTGTAAAAGTTTCAACAGTAGCTCCGGTTCTTTCCGGATCAGTTTCCGGATCATCAAGTGTTTGTTTAAATGCAACTAGTCTGGCATATTCTATAACACCTGTTTCTTCTGCCGGTTCTTATAACTGGACAGTGCCTGCCGGAGGATCTGTAACTTCAGGACAAGGCACATCATCAATCGTTGCATCGTTTGGAACTACTCCGGGAAATGTCTGTGTTACCGCAACGAATGGTTGTGGTACAGGAAATCAAATTTGTAAATCTGTTGATATTGCAAAAGAGCAGGTTGTTTTTATGAATTACAATTTGTTGAATTATCCGGCTCAGTCTACTATCACTTCGGATACATCAACAAGAAATCCTTATTTCCGGACTATCGTTCAATATGCAAATCCTGATATACTAGTAGCTCAGGAAGTCACGGGTCAAAATGGTGTAGATTTTTTTCTGAATAATGTTCTGAACTCTACAGGAAATAATTATTCTGCAGGAATCTTCATCAATGGCTTCGATACAGACAATGCAATATTTTTTAAGACATCGAAATTTACTTTTGTTTCAAATACACCAATAGAAACTGATCTCAGAGATATTTCTGAATTTAAATTAGTCCACATTTTATCAGGTGATACTTTCCGAATTTATTCTGTGCATTTAAAAGCAAGTAATACTGCTCCTGACGAAGCTCAGCGTGCTCAGGAAGTAGATACATTACGTAAGTATACAAATGCATTACCTTCAGGAAGTAATTTTATTGTATGTGGTGATTTCAATTTCTACAGATCAAGCGAAAGCGCTTACCAGAAATTACTTGCAGTTACTCCCGGGGTTGATGGTCACTTTATTGACCCTATCGTTATGTCCGGGACATGGAACAATGTAAGTTTTGCGCCCTATCACACTCAATCGCCCAGAGTAAGAGCTTTTGGTGGTGGATCTACCGGCGGACTAAATGACCGGTTTGACCTGGTACTTTTTTCAAATGCTTTAATGCAGTCGGGAGGAGTTTCTTATGTTGCCGGTTCTACGTTTCCTCTCGGAAACGATGGCAATCATTACAATGATTCTATCAATCAACTTCCCAACACTGCTGTTCCTGTTAATATTGCAAATGCTCTTCATTATGCTGCCGATCATTTACCGCTTATCTGTCAACTGGAATTTCAAAATTCATCTTGCCCTATTGCAGATCTTGGAGTCAGTGGTCTTGCATCGCCTTCAATTAATATCTGTACATCGGGAGCACAAACTATTCAGGTTAATGTGAAAAATTATGGTACGAGTAGTATCAATTTTGCATTCAATAATCTGCAGATTACCGGACAAGTTGTTCACCCTTCATCATCTGTTCAAAGTTTGTCTGCGATAATAAGTTCCGGTACATTGAATCCCGGAGCAACAATGATGATTCCTCTTACAGGCATCGTCAACATGTCTGCTTCCGGAAATTATTTATTTTCTGCTTCAACTAATTTCTCAGGTGACACAATTAGCACAAACAATGCGATGCCTTCAACAACAGTTGCTGTTTATCCAAATACAAGTGCATCTATCACTGCCGGTGGACCAACTTCATTTTGTCCGGGCGGGAATGTTGTCCTTAGTTGTAATCAAACATCTGGTGTAACTTACCAATGGAAAAAGAATGGAACAGATATTGTCAATGCTACTTCTGTAAACTATACTGCTAATCAAACCGGAAATTATCAAGTACAAGTGCAATCTTCAAATTCAATCACTACAAATTATCCGGCTGCAACGTTTTCAAATGTAAATTCATATACAATACCTAATAACAGTTGTACCGGTGCTTCAAGTACTATTGCAATAGCTGGCTATATCGGCAATGTTGCCTCTTCCGGAATTTCTGTTAAAATAAATCTTAATCACACAGCAGTTGGAGATCTCGTTGTTTTTCTGCAATCGAATTCAGGTGAAGTTCTTGGACTAAGCAATCGGACCGGCAATTCATCCAATACGGGTGATAATTTTGTCAATACAATTTTTTCTGATGGAGGTTCCGGGCAATTGCCAACAACGGGTGCCCCTTACAGTAGTACATATAAACCATGGACTTCAGTTTTTACATCATGTATCACAAGCACTAAAACAACTTTCGCTGCATTGAATAGTGGGACATTAAATCCTAATGGGAATTGGCGACTTTGGGTCTATGACAGAGCTTCAGGAAATTCAGGTGGAACAATTGTAAATTGGTCGATTTCCTTTCCTTCTTATTCAGTTAATAGTATTTTGATTTGCGATCCCGTTTTGTCTGCCCCAATTAATGTAACAGTCAATCCAATACCAATAATTAGTTTTACTCCTGCAGTTCCTGTGATTTGTTCAAATACAGGAACGAATATTACTGCATCCGGTGCTAACAGCTATTTTTGGTCTCCTGCATCGGGATTAAATTTGACTTCAGGAGCGACTGTTTTTGCTAATCCTGCAAATTCAACTATTTATACTGTAACAGGAACAAGTTCGAGTGGCTGTGTTGGGACTTCAACAATTTCGGTGAATTTGTTTACGCAACCTGTTGTTACTTTCAGCCCGTTGAATCCTGTTTGTGTTACAACAGATCCGTTTACTCTTACCGGCGGATCGCCTTCAGGCGGGAATTATTCCGGACCTGGTGTTGCATCAGGAATTTTTGATCCGGGAACAGCTGGATTAGGTACTCATACAATTTCTTACCTGTATACAGATGGGAATGGCTGTAGCGTAAGTGCATCACAAACTATTTCAGTTACAGGATTTCCTGTTGCAACTGTTAGTCCTGCTGGTCCAATTACATTATGTCAATCATCAACAATTAATCTTTCAACGATCGCCGGTTATTCTTACTTATGGTCGAATGGTGCAACAACTCAATCGATCAGTGTTAGTACAAGCGGAAGCTATTCAGTTGTTGTTTCTGATAACAGTGGTTGCTCAGCGACATCATCAGATGTTGTTGTTTCTACAAGTACATTGGGATTTGAATATCAGATATTTTCTGAATCAATGGGCAGTGTAGGAGGGACAACATCAATGACTGCTCATGAATCTGCGAATGGATTCGATAATGATTTGCTTACAATGTCGGGAAGTGGTGATGTAAGGAACACAACTCCTTCAGCGGGATATTCCGGTGCTTCAGGAACAGGAAATATATTTATAACTAATACAGCAGGAAGAAATTTTATTATTTCCGGAATAAATACCTCAGGAATGACAGGACTTCAAATGTCTTTTGGAATATTTAAATCCACAACAGCAGGGACGGGCTCAGATTTGCTTGTTCAATATAGTGTCGATGGTATAAATTACACAACTCTTTCTTATGCACTTCTTCCTACTGGAAGCGGAACTGCAACGTGGGCTCTAAGAACAGTAACTGGATTACCCGCCTCATCTAATTTATCAATTCAATTTATTCACACAGGAGTAACTTCTGCCCAGTACAGAATTGATGATGTAATATTAATTTCACAAGATCCGACTCCGGGCATTACAGTTACCGGAAATAATAACTTGTGTCAGGGTAGTTCAGTGTTACTTACATCTGATATTGGTGCAAGTTATGTATGGAGTTCAGGACAAACAACACAGTCAATTACCGTAAATACACCGGACAATTATTTTTGTGCTATCACTTCATCGAATGGTTGTACAGCTTTGTCTGATACAATTTCTATTACATCTAATCCTGAAATATTTAATTTGTCCGGTGGTGGAAATTACTGTACAGGAAATTCTGCGCCGGCAATTTTGCTTTCAGGAAGTCAGTTAAATGTTAATTACCAATTACAATTGAATGCCGGAAATACCGGAACACCAATATCAGGAACAGGCTCGACATTAGATTTTGGCTCACAACATCTTTCAGGAAATTATTCTGTAGTGGCAACTTACATTCCAACATCATGTACTGCTACGATGAATGGTATGGTTTCAGTAACAGAAAATTTATTACCCAATGAATTTTCAATTACCGGAAATTCCAGCTATTGTTCGGGTAGTACGGGAACTTTACTTGGCTTATCAGGTTCAGAATCCAATTGTAGTTATCAATTAAAAAGAAATGGTAATTCAATCGGTATACCGGTTTCCGGAAATGGAAATCCGATTTCATTCGGATATCAGAATATACCAGGTGTCTATTCAGTTGTATCAACGAATGGAATCACATCATGTAGTTTATCATTAAATTCTACGTTGACGGTTAATGAAGATATTTCTCCAATACAATATGGAGTTGCAGGTGGTGGAGGAATTTGTCCCGGTGCAGGCGGATTAAATATTACTCTTTCAAATTCTCAGACCGGAGTAAATTATGAGTTGTTTGATTTTAACGGAAGCACAGGCATTAATTTTCCTGGAACAGGTTCTTCGATTTCCTTCGGGAGTTTTGCTGCTACGGGAAATTATTACATTATCGCAAATGATTTGAGCACTTCATGTTTGAGTATTATGTCTGATACAATTTTGATTTCTCAATTACCCGTACCAACAATTTTTAGTGTAACAGGTGGCGGAAGTTTCTGCTCTGTTCCGGATGCCGGAGTTGCAGTTGGGCTGAACAATTCTGAAACCGGAGTAGATTATTCTTTGTTCAATAATTCTGTTTATGCTGGAACAACTGTGTCAGGAACCGGAACAGGATTAAGTTTCGGTAACAGAAATTTGGCAGGACTTTATACTGTCATAGCTACTAAGACGACTTCCGGTTGTACATCCACTATGAATACGTTTGCCGAAGTAGTACGAAATACTGCAAGTTTTTGGTATGCCGATACGGATAATGATGGTTACGGAAATCCTGCAATCTATATTCAGGATTGTGAACAACCATCTGGATATATCAGTAACAATACTGATTGCAATGATGGAAATGATCTGATCAATCCGGATGCATTGGAAGTATGTGGAAATAGTTTAGATGACAATTGCAATGGGTTTATTGATGAAGATTGCAATATAAATCTTAATCTGACGATTTTTATACAGGGATATTATCAAGGTTTGTCGGTAATGAATTCTCCTCTGAATTCACCGGTAATTTCTGATACAATTGTAATCGAACTTGCATCTTCTGTTTTTCCTTATTCAATTCAGTTTATTGATACAACATTTATTTCGGTAGAGGGTGAAGTTGTATCTGAATTTCCAAATTCAATTTTGAATTCCCAGTATTACATTGTTGTTGAACACAGAAATTCACTTCAAACATGGAGCGCATCGCCTGTTTTATTTGATCAGACGCCGATAAGTTATGATTTCACAGACGCAGCAAATAAAGCGTTTGGAAATAATTTGTGTAGCAACGGTGATGGAACTTTTTCAATTTTCAGCGGCGATCTTAATAAAAACGGACAGATCAATAACGAAGATCTGTTGATAATGGAAAATGCCTTTGTTGATTTTGTTGAAAATTATCACTTGTACGATATATCAGGTGATAATAACATTGAGTCGTACGATTACAGTTTGCTCGAAAACAATGCCTTCAATTCAATACTGTTGAGTAAGCCTTGA